A region from the Streptomyces sp. 3214.6 genome encodes:
- the sufU gene encoding Fe-S cluster assembly sulfur transfer protein SufU: protein MKLDSMYQEVILDHYKHPHGRGLRDGDAEVHHVNPTCGDEITLRVKYDGTKIEDVSYEGQGCSISQASASVLNDLLVGKDLAEAQRIQETFLELMQSKGRIEPDDVMEEVLEDAVAFAGVSKYPARVKCALLSWMAWKDATAQALGGADAERKTA, encoded by the coding sequence ATGAAGCTGGACTCGATGTACCAGGAAGTCATCCTGGACCACTACAAGCACCCGCACGGGCGTGGTCTGCGTGATGGCGACGCCGAGGTGCACCATGTGAACCCGACCTGCGGCGACGAGATCACCCTGCGCGTGAAGTACGACGGCACGAAGATCGAGGACGTCAGCTACGAGGGCCAGGGCTGTTCCATCAGCCAGGCCAGCGCGTCCGTCCTGAACGACCTCCTGGTCGGCAAGGACCTGGCCGAGGCGCAGCGGATCCAGGAGACCTTCCTGGAGTTGATGCAGTCCAAGGGCCGGATCGAGCCCGACGACGTGATGGAGGAGGTGCTGGAGGACGCGGTCGCGTTCGCCGGCGTCTCCAAGTACCCGGCCCGGGTCAAGTGCGCCCTCCTCAGCTGGATGGCGTGGAAGGACGCGACGGCCCAGGCCCTGG